In the genome of Myxococcus stipitatus, one region contains:
- a CDS encoding carboxypeptidase-like regulatory domain-containing protein gives MIDEVDQRLKSWVRRIAGDAPVYLGVPDRETVEHGVCLYLLELGPAPLSRGGRRTPLQISVCYLVTAGADSPERAHRLLGELVFAALEEAEFEVDLSPVPSAIWAGLRVPPRPGFRLRLAVRRDRPQPVVHHVRFPAVAPLAEALLGCVVGPGGKPVAGALVELPALSLATRTDDQGCFRFPRVPPVASVGRLEVRARGELLALGPEVLAAGPQPLLIRLPLKED, from the coding sequence ATGATCGACGAAGTCGATCAGCGCTTGAAGTCGTGGGTGCGCCGCATTGCTGGCGACGCTCCCGTGTACCTGGGGGTACCCGACCGTGAGACTGTCGAACACGGCGTGTGTCTGTACCTGCTGGAGCTGGGCCCCGCTCCACTGTCGCGGGGAGGACGCCGGACACCGCTCCAGATATCCGTCTGCTACCTCGTCACCGCGGGTGCGGACTCGCCGGAGCGGGCGCACCGTCTGTTGGGGGAGCTGGTCTTCGCGGCGCTGGAGGAGGCGGAGTTCGAGGTGGACCTCTCCCCCGTGCCCTCCGCCATCTGGGCGGGGCTGCGCGTGCCGCCTCGCCCTGGCTTCCGGCTGAGGTTGGCCGTGCGCAGGGACCGGCCTCAGCCCGTGGTGCATCACGTGCGGTTTCCCGCGGTCGCCCCCCTGGCGGAGGCGTTGCTGGGGTGTGTGGTGGGGCCCGGGGGAAAGCCCGTCGCGGGCGCGCTGGTGGAGCTGCCCGCGCTGAGCCTCGCCACGCGCACGGACGACCAGGGCTGCTTTCGTTTTCCCCGCGTGCCGCCGGTGGCCTCGGTGGGCCGGTTGGAGGTGCGCGCCCGAGGGGAGTTGCTCGCGTTGGGGCCGGAGGTGCTCGCCGCCGGTCCGCAGCCCCTGCTCATCCGCTTGCCGCTGAAGGAGGACTGA
- a CDS encoding TetR/AcrR family transcriptional regulator, which produces MVSGDGTRGGGGEADKRPGRPGGRRETARRERTKELEDAALRLFVERGLDAVTIDDITQAAGVAKGTFYRYFDDKAALVDALLEPVRGELLSGLEACGRALAQARGVEAMFEAYRAMAAVIASALLQYPSVVRLYLQESRGPAVGARGKVVELSREVSRHAVDITRRAHTHGLLRPIRPAVSGLAVVGAVERLLLAVLSEEDIGNPLELPDALTTLVLDGLRVPSGGKDGRRKLDGGGKRP; this is translated from the coding sequence ATGGTGAGCGGCGACGGCACGAGGGGTGGGGGCGGGGAGGCGGACAAGCGTCCGGGGAGGCCGGGGGGCCGGCGGGAGACGGCGCGGCGGGAGCGGACGAAGGAGCTGGAGGACGCGGCGCTGCGGCTCTTCGTGGAGCGGGGGCTGGACGCGGTGACCATCGACGACATCACCCAGGCGGCGGGCGTGGCCAAGGGGACGTTCTACCGCTACTTCGACGACAAGGCGGCGCTGGTGGACGCGCTGTTGGAGCCGGTGCGGGGGGAGCTGTTGTCGGGGCTGGAGGCGTGTGGGCGGGCGCTCGCGCAGGCGCGGGGCGTGGAGGCGATGTTCGAGGCGTACCGGGCGATGGCGGCGGTCATCGCGAGCGCGCTGTTGCAGTACCCCAGCGTGGTGCGGCTGTACCTCCAGGAGAGCCGAGGCCCCGCGGTGGGCGCCCGCGGGAAGGTGGTGGAGCTGTCGCGGGAGGTGTCGCGGCACGCGGTGGACATCACGCGGCGGGCGCACACGCATGGGCTGCTGCGGCCGATTCGGCCCGCGGTGAGCGGGCTGGCGGTGGTGGGGGCGGTGGAGCGGCTGTTGTTGGCGGTGTTGAGCGAGGAGGACATCGGCAATCCGCTGGAGCTGCCGGACGCGCTCACGACGTTGGTGCTGGACGGACTGCGGGTACCTTCGGGGGGCAAGGACGGGCGCCGGAAGTTGGACGGGGGCGGAAAGCGACCTTAA
- a CDS encoding phage tail protein, which yields MAEAEAPEAASREQESRSRARVLADPFRAYPFKLRIDGAIEGHFTQCSGLEGEVLGPRARTRGSPSATAGDMTLRQGVSQSPALWSWFLASMNGVPRCRGVSVLLLDMDGVTERMRWTLDEAWPKKWRAAPLDALGRRIAIDSLTLVFESLRRG from the coding sequence ATGGCTGAGGCCGAAGCCCCCGAAGCCGCGTCACGGGAGCAGGAGTCCCGCTCGCGGGCCCGTGTGCTCGCGGACCCGTTTCGCGCGTACCCCTTCAAGCTGCGCATCGACGGAGCCATCGAGGGGCACTTCACCCAGTGCTCCGGGCTGGAGGGGGAGGTGCTGGGGCCGCGAGCCCGCACGCGCGGCTCCCCGTCCGCCACCGCCGGGGACATGACGTTGCGCCAGGGGGTCTCCCAGTCACCGGCGCTGTGGAGCTGGTTCCTCGCGTCGATGAACGGGGTTCCGCGCTGCCGGGGTGTGTCCGTTTTGTTGTTGGACATGGACGGGGTGACGGAGCGGATGCGGTGGACACTCGACGAGGCCTGGCCGAAGAAGTGGCGGGCCGCGCCGTTGGATGCGTTGGGAAGGCGCATCGCCATCGACTCACTGACCCTCGTCTTCGAGTCACTCCGCCGTGGGTAG
- a CDS encoding amidase, which produces MDPFVSLDATAQAELVRRREVTPLELVDAAIARIERCNPKLNAVVQTQFDTARLRAKNPLPPGPFTGVPFLLKDLHAAQEGYPLTAGSRFTRDFSPNHDSELVKRHLRAGLIVLGKTNTPELGLLPTTEGELHGPCRNPWDVTRSPGGSSGGAAAAVASGMVPFAHASDGGGSIRGPASHCGLFGLKPSRGRNPTGPELADPFHWLLGEHALTRSVRDSATLLDATEGADLGAPSIAPPKARPYQLEAGAPPGRLRIGLTLRNAMGTPVHPECLAAVTATARRLEGLGHAVTEGHLQTPGDEDLGQHFMTAWACGVVASIEGLARRTGRTPSAEHFEPFTWALYRFGQGQGLSAYLQAQTEILRFSRAFARHFEDVDVWLLPTTTEPALALGQFPSPPDDPLAPLFRAATLIPYCPMANMAGNPAMSVPLHWSPEGLPVGVQFIGRFGDEATLFRLAAQLEAAHPWTHRRPAVFG; this is translated from the coding sequence ATGGACCCCTTCGTCAGCCTCGACGCCACCGCCCAGGCCGAGCTCGTCCGCCGCCGGGAGGTCACTCCGCTGGAGCTCGTCGACGCGGCCATCGCCCGCATCGAGCGCTGCAACCCCAAGCTCAACGCCGTCGTGCAGACCCAGTTCGACACGGCCCGGCTGCGCGCGAAGAATCCCCTGCCCCCAGGTCCCTTCACCGGCGTGCCCTTCCTCCTCAAGGACCTGCACGCCGCGCAAGAGGGCTACCCCCTCACCGCGGGCTCCCGCTTCACGCGGGACTTCTCGCCCAACCACGACAGCGAGCTCGTCAAGCGCCACCTGCGCGCGGGCCTCATCGTGCTGGGCAAGACGAACACGCCGGAGCTGGGCCTGCTGCCCACCACGGAGGGCGAGCTGCACGGCCCCTGCCGCAACCCGTGGGACGTGACGCGCTCCCCCGGAGGCTCCAGCGGCGGCGCGGCGGCCGCGGTCGCCAGCGGCATGGTGCCCTTCGCGCACGCCTCCGACGGCGGCGGCTCCATCCGAGGCCCCGCGTCCCACTGCGGCCTCTTCGGCCTCAAGCCCAGCCGAGGCCGCAACCCCACCGGCCCGGAGCTGGCCGACCCCTTCCACTGGCTCCTCGGAGAGCACGCCCTCACCCGCTCCGTGAGGGACAGCGCCACGCTGCTCGACGCCACCGAGGGCGCCGACCTCGGCGCGCCCTCCATCGCCCCGCCGAAGGCGCGGCCCTATCAGCTCGAGGCCGGCGCGCCGCCTGGACGCCTGCGCATCGGCCTCACGCTGCGCAACGCGATGGGCACCCCCGTCCACCCCGAGTGCCTCGCCGCCGTCACCGCCACCGCGCGCAGGCTGGAGGGCCTGGGCCACGCCGTGACGGAGGGCCACCTCCAGACGCCCGGCGACGAGGACCTGGGCCAGCACTTCATGACGGCCTGGGCCTGCGGTGTCGTGGCCAGCATCGAGGGGCTCGCGCGGCGCACCGGCCGCACTCCCTCCGCCGAGCACTTCGAGCCCTTCACCTGGGCGCTGTACCGGTTCGGACAGGGCCAGGGCCTCTCCGCCTACCTGCAGGCGCAGACGGAAATCCTGCGCTTCAGCCGCGCCTTCGCCCGGCACTTCGAGGACGTGGACGTGTGGCTCCTGCCCACCACCACGGAGCCCGCGCTGGCGCTGGGACAGTTCCCCTCGCCGCCGGACGACCCGCTCGCGCCGCTGTTCCGCGCCGCCACGCTCATCCCCTACTGCCCCATGGCCAACATGGCGGGCAACCCCGCGATGAGCGTGCCGCTCCATTGGAGCCCGGAGGGGCTGCCCGTCGGCGTGCAGTTCATCGGCCGCTTCGGGGACGAGGCCACGCTCTTCCGACTGGCCGCGCAGCTGGAGGCCGCGCACCCGTGGACGCATCGCCGCCCCGCCGTGTTCGGCTAG
- a CDS encoding ASCH domain-containing protein has translation MSIKPEYAEKILEGVKHFEFRKAIFKNPSVKTVVIYATKPVGKVVGEFDVAEVLSECPKTLWARTASSAGITRRFFDQYFEGRTTAYAIKVRNVRRYREPLELRSLVESGTAPQSFCYLPVST, from the coding sequence TTGTCCATCAAGCCTGAGTACGCGGAGAAGATCCTGGAGGGCGTGAAGCACTTCGAGTTCCGCAAGGCGATCTTCAAGAACCCCTCGGTAAAGACCGTGGTCATCTACGCCACCAAGCCCGTGGGAAAGGTGGTGGGCGAATTCGATGTCGCCGAGGTCTTGTCGGAATGCCCCAAGACGCTCTGGGCGAGAACCGCGAGCTCCGCTGGCATTACTCGCCGGTTCTTTGATCAATACTTCGAAGGCAGGACGACGGCATACGCCATCAAGGTACGGAATGTCCGGCGCTACCGGGAGCCGCTGGAACTCAGGTCCCTGGTCGAAAGCGGAACCGCTCCGCAGTCGTTCTGCTACCTCCCCGTCAGCACCTAG
- a CDS encoding FHA domain-containing protein — protein MPSVKQLRPFALATLEAFLDASGPVVLVQQPPEPVFQQVAMRLGEARTVGMAHRSRLVDRLFVMLRGFDALEVHFLRPSSDLQEFTVGRMEGCTLVVPDPSVSKHHATLRWHEAAGDCSVRDVGSMNGTWVNTNALTAEQDVLLTDGDALGFGDAQFLYLRTETLHAHLRMASPGARR, from the coding sequence ATGCCGTCCGTGAAGCAACTGCGCCCGTTCGCCCTGGCAACCCTGGAAGCCTTCCTCGACGCTTCCGGGCCGGTGGTCCTCGTCCAGCAGCCGCCCGAACCTGTCTTCCAGCAGGTCGCGATGCGGCTGGGTGAGGCGCGCACCGTCGGCATGGCCCACCGCAGCCGGTTGGTGGACCGGCTCTTCGTGATGCTGCGCGGGTTCGACGCGCTGGAGGTCCACTTCCTCCGCCCGTCCTCGGACCTCCAGGAGTTCACCGTGGGCCGCATGGAGGGCTGCACCCTCGTCGTCCCGGACCCGTCGGTCTCCAAGCACCACGCCACGCTGCGGTGGCATGAGGCGGCGGGAGACTGCTCGGTCCGGGATGTGGGCTCGATGAACGGCACCTGGGTCAACACCAACGCGCTCACCGCCGAGCAGGACGTGCTGCTCACGGATGGCGATGCCCTGGGCTTCGGCGACGCCCAGTTCCTCTACCTCCGCACGGAGACGCTGCACGCCCACCTGCGCATGGCCAGCCCCGGCGCCCGGCGGTGA
- a CDS encoding long-chain fatty acid--CoA ligase, translating into MLPGRMMDFPLTLTHFLERARSYYPRSEIVSRNPDKSLHRYTYADFHRRTCQLMNALKRLGVKPGDRVATLSWNHHRHLEAYFGIPTMGAVVHTLNLRLHPNDLAYIARHAEDSVVLVDRSLLPLFEKFAAQVPSIRHVIVIPDAGPAPEGMLDYEKLLAAEPTHFDCPALDENSAAMLCYTSGTTGNPKGVLYSHRSIVLHTLVCCMKDVTGIGEQDSVLPVVPMFHAAAWGLPFDALLTGARIVMPGPNLDPLSLLDLMAQEKVTVAGGVPTIWLGILALLDQEPRKWDLSAVRTMLIGGSAAPPAMIDGFRQRHGLIVTHAWGMTELNPVGTMAKLKQQLVQADARTQLEALSTQGFALPYVETRTVGEDGQTLPWDGKTMGELEVRGPWVARSYFGDEGADRFTADGWFKTGDVVTLDEQGYVRICDRSKDVIKSGGEWISSVTLENALMSHPAVLEAAVFAARHPHWGERPLAAVVLKQGQSATKEELAAHLSKQFVKFWLPDDYVFLAQIPRTSTGKFLKTKLREEHGDHLLQGAHTAAS; encoded by the coding sequence ATGCTTCCTGGACGCATGATGGACTTCCCGCTCACGCTGACCCATTTCCTGGAGCGCGCTCGCTCGTACTACCCGCGCTCGGAAATCGTCAGCCGCAACCCCGACAAGTCCCTCCATCGCTACACCTACGCGGACTTCCACCGGCGCACGTGCCAGTTGATGAACGCGCTGAAGCGCCTGGGGGTGAAGCCAGGGGACAGGGTGGCGACGCTGAGCTGGAACCACCACCGTCACCTGGAGGCCTACTTCGGCATCCCGACGATGGGCGCGGTGGTGCACACGCTGAACCTGCGGCTGCACCCGAACGACCTGGCGTACATCGCGCGGCACGCGGAGGACTCGGTGGTGCTGGTGGACCGCTCGCTGCTGCCGCTGTTCGAGAAGTTCGCGGCGCAGGTGCCCAGCATCCGCCACGTCATCGTCATCCCCGACGCGGGGCCCGCGCCCGAGGGCATGCTGGACTACGAGAAGCTGCTCGCGGCGGAGCCCACGCACTTCGACTGTCCCGCGCTCGATGAGAACAGCGCGGCGATGCTCTGTTACACGTCCGGCACCACGGGCAATCCGAAGGGCGTGCTGTACAGCCACCGCTCCATCGTCCTGCACACGCTGGTGTGCTGCATGAAGGACGTGACGGGTATCGGGGAGCAGGACTCGGTGCTCCCGGTGGTGCCCATGTTCCACGCGGCGGCGTGGGGCCTGCCGTTCGACGCGCTCCTCACGGGGGCGCGCATCGTCATGCCCGGGCCGAACCTGGACCCGCTGTCGCTGTTGGACCTGATGGCCCAGGAGAAGGTGACGGTGGCGGGCGGCGTGCCGACCATCTGGCTGGGCATCCTGGCGCTGCTGGACCAGGAGCCCAGGAAGTGGGACCTGAGCGCCGTGCGCACCATGTTGATTGGTGGCTCCGCGGCGCCGCCGGCGATGATTGACGGCTTCCGCCAGCGCCATGGCCTCATCGTCACGCACGCGTGGGGCATGACGGAGCTCAATCCCGTGGGGACCATGGCCAAGCTGAAGCAGCAGCTGGTCCAGGCGGATGCGCGGACGCAGCTGGAGGCGCTCAGCACGCAGGGCTTCGCGCTGCCGTACGTGGAGACGCGGACGGTGGGCGAGGACGGCCAGACGCTCCCCTGGGACGGGAAGACCATGGGCGAGCTGGAGGTGCGCGGCCCCTGGGTGGCCCGCTCCTACTTCGGCGACGAGGGCGCGGACCGCTTCACGGCCGACGGCTGGTTCAAGACGGGCGACGTCGTCACGCTGGACGAGCAGGGCTACGTCCGCATCTGCGACCGGAGCAAGGACGTCATCAAGTCCGGTGGCGAGTGGATTTCGTCGGTGACGCTGGAGAACGCGCTGATGAGCCACCCGGCCGTGCTGGAGGCCGCGGTGTTCGCCGCGCGCCATCCGCACTGGGGCGAGCGCCCCCTGGCGGCGGTGGTGCTGAAGCAGGGCCAGTCCGCGACGAAGGAGGAGCTGGCCGCGCACCTGTCGAAGCAGTTCGTGAAGTTCTGGCTGCCGGACGACTACGTCTTCCTGGCCCAGATTCCGCGCACGTCCACGGGCAAGTTCCTGAAGACGAAGCTGCGCGAGGAGCACGGCGACCACCTGCTCCAGGGCGCCCACACCGCGGCGAGCTAG
- a CDS encoding vWA domain-containing protein produces MSKRAFKILAVLTFVLLAFVGTVTFFGDNIRKLFGSGTVCLAGDVDPHPAAMALAASPRPADGLHRKALRNFGAYDEPEAAPPPPPGRTASNPYTLTSEDPLSTFAVDVDTASYAQFRRAVKSDRIPADATVRVEEWVNYFRYRVPEPPPADGPFHVALEAAPSPFSPRQHLLKVSLQGRHLTQAQRKPTHLVFLVDVSGSMSGDDRLGLAKKSMKLAVAGLNPTDTVALTTYAGDVRTVLEPTPVSQRRDIDAAIDALTTGGGTNMGDGLELAYQHAVRKAGSKKVSRVVVLTDGDTNLGRDQGADAMLARVDKYVKEGVTLSTIGFGMGNYRDGLMERLANRGNGNCYYIDSEREARRVFQENLGGTMEVIAQDVKIQVEFDKVAVKGYRLLGYENRAIADKDFREDTVDAGEVGSGHTVTALYELDLTGEGSRVATVRVRAKQPGGTEAAEQPFHLERSQVRDSLSSASADLRFAIAVAGTADLLRGTTPNDDRSFARLHALAADAVDGQEDREEFLTLLGKLRELLAPRGAIQSAQRQPY; encoded by the coding sequence ATGAGCAAGCGCGCGTTCAAAATCCTCGCTGTCCTGACGTTCGTCCTGCTCGCCTTCGTGGGCACCGTCACCTTCTTCGGCGACAACATCCGCAAGCTCTTCGGCTCCGGCACCGTCTGCCTCGCGGGTGACGTGGACCCGCATCCGGCCGCCATGGCCCTCGCCGCGAGCCCCCGCCCCGCCGACGGCCTCCACCGGAAGGCCCTGCGCAACTTCGGCGCCTACGACGAGCCCGAGGCCGCACCGCCTCCGCCCCCTGGCCGCACCGCCTCCAATCCCTACACCCTCACCTCCGAGGACCCCCTCTCCACCTTCGCCGTCGACGTGGACACGGCCTCCTACGCCCAGTTCCGCCGCGCCGTGAAGAGCGACCGCATCCCCGCCGACGCCACCGTGCGCGTCGAGGAGTGGGTGAACTACTTCCGCTACCGCGTCCCCGAGCCCCCCCCCGCCGACGGCCCCTTCCACGTCGCGCTCGAGGCCGCCCCCTCCCCCTTCTCTCCGCGACAACACCTCCTCAAGGTCAGCCTCCAGGGCCGCCACCTCACCCAGGCCCAGCGCAAGCCCACGCACCTGGTCTTCCTCGTCGACGTCAGCGGCTCCATGTCGGGCGATGACCGGCTGGGCCTCGCCAAGAAGTCCATGAAGCTGGCCGTCGCGGGCCTCAACCCCACCGACACCGTCGCGCTCACCACCTACGCCGGCGACGTGCGCACCGTCCTGGAGCCCACCCCCGTCAGCCAGCGCAGGGACATCGACGCCGCCATCGACGCCCTCACCACCGGCGGCGGCACCAACATGGGCGACGGCCTGGAGCTCGCCTACCAACACGCCGTCCGCAAGGCCGGCTCGAAGAAGGTCTCCCGCGTCGTCGTCCTCACCGACGGCGACACCAACCTCGGCCGCGACCAGGGCGCCGACGCCATGCTCGCGCGCGTCGACAAGTACGTGAAGGAAGGCGTCACCCTCTCCACCATCGGCTTCGGCATGGGCAACTACCGCGATGGCCTGATGGAGCGCCTGGCCAACCGAGGCAACGGCAACTGCTACTACATCGACTCGGAGCGAGAGGCCCGCCGCGTCTTCCAGGAGAACCTCGGCGGCACCATGGAAGTCATCGCCCAGGACGTCAAAATCCAGGTGGAGTTCGACAAGGTCGCGGTGAAGGGCTACCGCCTGCTCGGCTACGAGAACCGCGCCATCGCCGACAAGGACTTCCGCGAGGACACCGTCGACGCGGGCGAGGTCGGCTCCGGCCACACCGTCACCGCCCTGTATGAACTGGACCTCACCGGCGAGGGCTCGCGCGTCGCCACCGTCCGCGTCCGCGCGAAACAGCCCGGCGGCACCGAGGCCGCCGAGCAGCCCTTCCACCTCGAGCGAAGCCAGGTGCGCGACTCGCTCTCCTCCGCCTCCGCCGACCTGCGCTTCGCCATCGCCGTCGCCGGCACCGCCGACCTCCTGCGCGGCACCACGCCCAACGACGACCGCAGCTTCGCGCGCCTCCATGCCCTGGCCGCGGACGCCGTCGACGGACAGGAGGACCGCGAGGAGTTCCTCACGCTGCTCGGCAAGCTGCGCGAGCTGCTCGCGCCTCGCGGCGCCATCCAGAGCGCGCAGCGGCAGCCGTACTGA
- a CDS encoding ATP-dependent 6-phosphofructokinase, with protein sequence MKVAVLTGGGDCPGLNAVIRAIVRRATAHGFEMMGLRDGWKGLLEDNHFRLTRETTSGILHRGGTILGTSRVNPFKVENGLERVKRAIERNGIHAVIAIGGEGTLSAATRMSQEGLRIVGVPKTIDNDLNGTDFTFGFDTAVAIATEAVDRLHSTAESHKRVIVCEVMGRHVGWIATYAGIAGGADVILVPEIPADLERVAEHIQRRHAGGRSFSIVVVAEGTRIKLSPEQGEQLVTSGALDEAGRPRLGGVGNIVAHEIERRTGFETRVSVLGHIQRGGAPTAHDRVLATRYGVHACDMVANGEFGKMAALKGNEIVSVDLSAATKELKRVPKEFFEVAQVFFG encoded by the coding sequence ATGAAAGTCGCCGTGCTCACGGGCGGGGGTGACTGCCCCGGCCTCAACGCCGTCATCCGTGCCATCGTTCGCCGCGCCACCGCCCACGGTTTCGAGATGATGGGCCTTCGAGACGGCTGGAAGGGCCTGCTCGAGGACAACCACTTCCGGCTGACCCGGGAGACGACGTCCGGAATCCTCCACCGGGGCGGCACCATCCTGGGCACCTCGCGCGTCAATCCCTTCAAGGTCGAGAACGGCCTGGAGCGCGTCAAGCGCGCCATCGAGCGCAATGGCATCCACGCCGTCATCGCCATCGGCGGCGAGGGCACGCTGTCGGCGGCCACGCGCATGTCGCAGGAAGGGCTGCGCATCGTCGGCGTGCCGAAGACCATCGACAACGACCTCAACGGCACGGACTTCACCTTCGGCTTCGACACCGCCGTGGCCATCGCCACAGAGGCCGTGGACCGGCTGCACTCCACCGCCGAGTCCCACAAGCGCGTCATCGTCTGCGAGGTGATGGGCCGCCACGTCGGCTGGATTGCCACCTACGCGGGCATCGCCGGGGGCGCGGACGTCATCCTGGTGCCGGAGATTCCCGCCGACCTGGAGCGCGTCGCCGAGCACATCCAGCGCCGCCACGCGGGCGGGCGCAGCTTCTCCATCGTCGTGGTGGCGGAGGGCACGCGCATCAAGCTCTCCCCCGAGCAGGGCGAGCAATTGGTCACCAGCGGCGCGCTGGACGAGGCGGGTCGGCCGCGACTGGGCGGCGTGGGCAACATCGTCGCCCACGAAATCGAGCGGCGCACGGGCTTCGAGACGCGTGTGTCCGTGCTGGGCCACATCCAGCGTGGCGGCGCGCCCACCGCGCATGACCGCGTGCTGGCCACCCGCTACGGCGTCCACGCCTGCGACATGGTCGCGAACGGCGAGTTCGGGAAGATGGCCGCGCTCAAGGGCAATGAAATCGTCAGCGTGGACCTCTCCGCGGCGACGAAGGAGCTCAAGCGCGTGCCCAAGGAGTTCTTCGAGGTCGCCCAGGTCTTCTTCGGCTGA
- a CDS encoding metallophosphoesterase produces MVRALIFFLVYVAAGATLKSLWPTLPRGWRAWALLGGSAVSLGILALPLVLPTADLPLVARIFAVGWTLSAVIVLLAGLPVLLVRRWVEGRSRKAPEAAPLLEVPPATAPLAGAMSRRALLTHAGRAVPMLAVGTSTAGLAGGATGFKVKTVEVRLPNLPAAMDGFRIGQITDVHVGNFIDTQYLRDAVAAMNDAKVDLQVMTGDLIDDLEQLDGTMAALETCQAPHGMLAILGNHEHWRGLEDIVAAYEASRARGSPVRLLVDESHTLEHAGQRVRVVGVDYPISGRRGMRVKLERMLESAQKAFQGVSPDEVLLCLTHHPDFFDLAAERGARLTLAGHTHGGQVAFFGLPLFWFVFQYMLGRYRRGDHQLYVSGGTGHWLPFRLGVAPEVTVLTLRAV; encoded by the coding sequence ATGGTCCGGGCGCTGATCTTCTTCCTTGTCTACGTGGCCGCCGGAGCCACCCTGAAGTCCCTGTGGCCCACCCTGCCTCGGGGGTGGCGCGCGTGGGCGCTCCTGGGAGGCTCGGCGGTGTCCCTGGGCATCCTCGCACTGCCCCTGGTGCTGCCCACCGCGGACCTGCCCCTCGTCGCGCGCATCTTCGCGGTGGGGTGGACCCTCTCCGCCGTCATCGTCCTGCTCGCGGGCCTCCCCGTGCTGCTCGTGCGCCGGTGGGTGGAGGGCCGCTCGCGGAAGGCTCCGGAGGCCGCGCCCCTGCTGGAGGTGCCGCCGGCGACCGCCCCGCTGGCGGGGGCCATGAGCCGCCGCGCGCTCCTGACCCACGCGGGGCGGGCGGTGCCCATGCTCGCGGTGGGGACGAGCACGGCGGGCCTCGCGGGAGGCGCCACGGGCTTCAAGGTGAAGACGGTGGAGGTGCGCCTGCCGAACCTGCCCGCGGCGATGGATGGGTTTCGCATCGGCCAGATTACCGACGTGCACGTCGGCAACTTCATCGACACCCAGTACCTGCGCGACGCCGTGGCGGCGATGAACGACGCGAAGGTGGACCTCCAGGTGATGACGGGGGACCTCATCGACGACCTGGAGCAGCTCGACGGCACCATGGCCGCGCTGGAGACGTGCCAGGCACCGCATGGGATGCTGGCCATCCTGGGCAACCACGAGCACTGGCGCGGGCTGGAGGACATCGTCGCCGCCTATGAGGCCTCGCGCGCTCGGGGGAGCCCGGTGCGCCTGCTGGTGGACGAGTCCCACACCTTGGAGCACGCCGGGCAGCGCGTGCGTGTCGTCGGCGTGGACTACCCCATCTCCGGCCGCCGGGGCATGCGCGTGAAGCTGGAGCGCATGCTCGAGTCCGCGCAGAAGGCGTTCCAGGGAGTCTCTCCGGACGAGGTGCTCTTGTGCCTCACCCACCACCCGGACTTCTTCGACCTCGCCGCCGAGCGAGGGGCCCGGCTCACGCTGGCCGGCCACACCCACGGCGGCCAGGTGGCGTTCTTCGGGCTGCCACTCTTCTGGTTCGTCTTCCAGTACATGCTCGGCCGCTACCGGCGCGGGGACCACCAGCTCTACGTGTCCGGGGGCACCGGACACTGGCTGCCCTTCCGTCTGGGCGTGGCGCCCGAGGTGACGGTGCTCACCCTGCGCGCGGTGTGA
- a CDS encoding transglycosylase SLT domain-containing protein: MGRKRAAASGFSIPWWAWVGLAAVTPVVLINVAVAWLGDTTVSPLSLSFLEMKVNALRAYGAHRPSCLLDGHEPLEPLIARAERRHGLPPGLLHALVLVESEGRVHRISPAGAMGPGQLMPTTAAMLGVDDPFDPAPALDGSARYLAEQLRRFRDVRLAVAAYNAGPGSVNGRVPRNGETEYYVPKVLSAWVLTRPPPPPKPVVVARAKPAPAAVKPARKPVATVPVRTIESPQPQQRARPTAVTPARKPVAAKPAAPARTKATSAKPPTPAKSPVRATQAKPATSNTNVRQG; encoded by the coding sequence GTGGGACGCAAGCGGGCCGCTGCGAGCGGCTTCAGCATTCCGTGGTGGGCGTGGGTGGGGCTGGCGGCGGTGACGCCGGTGGTGCTCATCAACGTGGCCGTGGCGTGGCTGGGGGACACGACGGTGTCGCCGCTGTCGCTCTCGTTCCTGGAGATGAAGGTGAACGCGCTGCGTGCGTATGGGGCGCACCGGCCTTCCTGTCTGTTGGATGGGCATGAGCCGCTGGAGCCGCTCATCGCGCGCGCGGAGCGGCGGCATGGCCTGCCTCCGGGGTTGTTGCATGCGCTGGTGTTGGTGGAGTCGGAGGGGCGCGTGCATCGCATCTCGCCCGCGGGGGCGATGGGGCCGGGGCAGCTGATGCCGACGACAGCGGCGATGCTTGGGGTGGATGACCCGTTCGACCCGGCACCGGCGCTGGATGGGAGCGCGCGGTACCTGGCGGAGCAGCTGCGGCGGTTCCGGGACGTGAGGCTCGCGGTGGCCGCGTACAACGCGGGGCCGGGCTCGGTGAACGGGCGCGTGCCGAGGAATGGAGAGACGGAGTACTACGTGCCGAAGGTGCTCTCGGCCTGGGTGCTCACGCGTCCACCGCCGCCGCCGAAGCCCGTGGTCGTGGCGCGAGCGAAGCCCGCGCCAGCCGCCGTGAAGCCCGCGCGAAAGCCCGTGGCGACGGTGCCCGTCAGGACCATCGAGAGTCCACAGCCTCAGCAGCGAGCCCGGCCCACGGCCGTGACACCCGCGCGCAAGCCGGTGGCGGCCAAGCCCGCGGCTCCGGCTCGGACGAAGGCCACGTCAGCGAAGCCTCCGACGCCCGCGAAGTCCCCCGTGCGAGCAACGCAGGCGAAGCCCGCGACAAGCAACACGAACGTCCGGCAGGGCTGA